A portion of the Citrobacter rodentium NBRC 105723 = DSM 16636 genome contains these proteins:
- a CDS encoding autotransporter outer membrane beta-barrel domain-containing protein: MKTTYKDLKKSALFKKTALSIAVALIAVGGHVPNANAELTLDHNNVLYYYGGSTPLGDYDLINVTTTGTGATSPLGGFGVYLQTNGMNAPNLKDITIKTSGSAADGVRGNSEAVFFKARNLTIETTGSSADGINAASDFNNDYDSLVYVTESTNISVKDGVAVRANNFQNAGANSIIILAGKNVLKVVGTGTAANAADSKGYAVYAGNRDRDTNGMGIMDILQGKNHNTKGNAYVFIGDDSEISTTTKGGHAVYANKGGLIQLGDGVDIATTGENAFAIYASTEQQGTYTDNVRPGTVYLAGGAKLRTAASADVIQANGVDSVISSQAIVMPVVADTHLRTDSLNPDRTVLTDSEGVFDIEGNINAINGGTVALNMADTSLFVGSTSVDATSKVNLNVKGSGSLWTMTKDSTLTDLTLNGATVAWQSPGADETFVPKTLTVEGNYVGNGGTIVLNTVLGGDDSLTDKLIVKGDTSGNTSVGINNIGGAGELTVEGIKIVEVAGNSDGTFAKAGRIVAGAYDYDVVKKASDWYLTSELTPVDPPEEPDPEPVDPPEPPPPPDPVDPVDPPEPPEPPAPPTPASPPKPEGPPAPPTPVEHQYRPEFGSYLANNYAANTMFITRLHDRLGETQYTDVLTGEEKVTSMWIRNEGGRTRFDDASGQLRTTANRYVLQIGGDLAQWSSDSLDRWHLGAMAGYANQKSKTRNDHTGYASRGSVDGYSVGLYATWYANEADKTGTYLDSWVLYNWFDNTVRGDHLASESYKSDGITASVEGGYSFLMGESEKASYWIQPKAQVIWMDVQADAHRERNGTLVKDKTDGNLMTRLGVRAYLKGHAEKDAGKGRDFQPFVEANWIHNTSNQAVQMGSITDEISGTRNIGELKVGVEGQVTPRLQVWGNVAQQVGDNSYSDTSAMLGVKYTF; the protein is encoded by the coding sequence ATGAAAACCACATACAAAGACTTAAAGAAAAGCGCGCTTTTTAAAAAGACGGCATTAAGTATTGCCGTAGCGCTTATTGCCGTAGGCGGCCATGTTCCGAACGCAAACGCGGAGCTGACGCTCGATCATAACAACGTACTTTATTATTACGGAGGTTCAACCCCTCTTGGCGATTACGACCTGATTAACGTCACCACTACCGGGACTGGCGCAACCTCCCCGCTGGGCGGTTTTGGGGTCTATTTACAGACGAACGGTATGAATGCGCCAAACCTCAAAGACATTACGATTAAAACGTCCGGCTCTGCCGCCGACGGGGTCAGGGGTAACAGCGAAGCGGTCTTTTTTAAAGCCAGAAATTTAACCATTGAAACCACGGGATCGTCGGCTGACGGCATTAACGCCGCATCCGATTTTAATAATGACTACGACTCTCTGGTGTATGTCACGGAGTCGACAAATATCTCGGTTAAGGATGGCGTTGCCGTCAGGGCGAATAACTTCCAGAACGCGGGCGCAAACAGCATTATTATCCTGGCCGGGAAAAACGTGCTGAAAGTGGTCGGGACCGGAACCGCGGCGAATGCGGCCGACAGTAAAGGCTATGCCGTTTACGCCGGTAACAGGGACAGAGACACCAACGGCATGGGAATTATGGATATCCTGCAGGGTAAAAACCATAACACTAAAGGCAATGCCTATGTGTTTATCGGCGACGACTCTGAAATTTCCACCACCACCAAAGGCGGCCATGCCGTTTACGCCAACAAGGGCGGACTTATCCAGCTGGGCGACGGCGTGGATATTGCAACAACGGGTGAGAACGCTTTCGCGATTTACGCTTCTACCGAACAGCAGGGGACCTATACGGATAACGTTCGTCCGGGGACGGTTTATCTGGCGGGCGGCGCGAAGCTGAGAACGGCCGCCAGCGCCGATGTTATTCAGGCGAATGGCGTTGACTCGGTTATTTCTAGTCAGGCAATCGTTATGCCGGTGGTCGCCGATACGCATTTGCGAACCGACAGCCTGAATCCTGACAGAACCGTGCTGACCGACAGCGAAGGCGTATTTGATATTGAAGGTAATATCAACGCCATCAATGGCGGTACGGTAGCCCTGAATATGGCGGATACCTCCCTTTTCGTCGGTTCGACCAGCGTGGACGCCACGTCGAAGGTTAACCTGAACGTAAAAGGCAGCGGCAGTCTGTGGACGATGACCAAAGACTCCACGCTGACCGATCTGACGCTGAACGGCGCCACCGTGGCGTGGCAATCTCCTGGCGCGGATGAGACATTCGTTCCGAAAACCCTGACCGTTGAAGGCAACTACGTCGGTAACGGCGGCACAATAGTGCTGAATACCGTGCTGGGCGGCGACGATTCCTTAACCGATAAGTTAATCGTTAAAGGGGATACTTCCGGCAACACCAGCGTGGGCATTAACAACATCGGCGGCGCGGGCGAACTGACGGTTGAAGGGATTAAGATCGTCGAGGTCGCAGGGAACTCCGACGGTACATTTGCCAAAGCAGGTCGTATCGTGGCGGGCGCGTATGATTACGACGTGGTGAAAAAAGCCAGCGACTGGTATCTGACCAGTGAACTGACGCCGGTGGATCCGCCTGAAGAACCCGATCCGGAACCGGTCGATCCGCCAGAGCCGCCGCCTCCGCCAGACCCTGTCGATCCGGTTGATCCTCCTGAACCGCCGGAGCCGCCTGCGCCGCCAACGCCGGCATCGCCGCCAAAACCAGAGGGTCCGCCTGCGCCTCCGACTCCCGTTGAGCATCAGTATCGTCCGGAGTTTGGTAGCTATCTGGCGAACAACTACGCCGCCAACACGATGTTTATCACCCGTCTGCATGATCGTCTGGGTGAAACGCAGTATACCGACGTGCTGACCGGCGAAGAGAAAGTCACCAGTATGTGGATACGTAACGAAGGCGGCCGCACCCGCTTCGATGACGCCAGCGGACAGCTGAGAACCACGGCGAACCGTTACGTTCTGCAAATTGGCGGCGATCTGGCGCAATGGAGCAGCGACAGCCTCGATCGCTGGCATCTGGGCGCGATGGCAGGTTATGCCAATCAGAAAAGCAAAACCCGTAACGACCACACCGGCTATGCCTCCCGTGGTTCGGTAGATGGCTACAGCGTGGGTCTGTATGCCACCTGGTATGCGAACGAAGCCGACAAGACCGGCACCTATCTGGATAGCTGGGTATTGTACAACTGGTTCGATAACACCGTTCGCGGCGACCATCTGGCCAGCGAAAGCTACAAATCCGACGGTATCACCGCATCCGTTGAAGGGGGCTACAGCTTCCTGATGGGAGAAAGTGAAAAAGCAAGCTACTGGATCCAGCCGAAAGCGCAGGTTATCTGGATGGACGTGCAGGCCGACGCTCATCGTGAACGCAACGGTACGCTGGTGAAAGATAAAACCGACGGCAACCTGATGACCCGTCTTGGCGTCCGCGCTTACCTGAAAGGGCACGCGGAAAAAGATGCCGGTAAAGGGCGCGATTTCCAGCCGTTTGTAGAGGCGAACTGGATCCACAATACCAGTAACCAGGCCGTGCAGATGGGCTCCATCACGGATGAAATCAGCGGCACGCGCAATATTGGCGAACTAAAAGTGGGT
- a CDS encoding sugar kinase, with translation MIRIACVGITVMDRIYYVEGLPTEGGKYVAQRYTEVGGGPAATAAVAAAKLGAQVDFIGRVGDDDTGNSLLAELEALGVNTRYTRRYAQAKSSQSAIMVDAKGERIIVNFPSPDLLPDAGWLNEIDFSQWDVVLADIRWHEGAKQAFTLARRAGVMTVLDGDVTPQDISELVALSDHAAFSAPGLARLAGTEDVIKALHFAQTLTNGHVYVTRGGEGCNWLENDRLLHQPGFSVEVVDTTGAGDVFHGALAFSLASGSAMAEAVRFASGVAALKCTRPGGRAGIPDCDQTRSFLSLFV, from the coding sequence ATGATTCGTATTGCTTGTGTAGGTATTACCGTGATGGACCGTATCTATTACGTAGAGGGCTTACCGACCGAAGGCGGTAAATATGTGGCGCAGCGCTATACGGAAGTGGGCGGCGGACCTGCGGCAACGGCTGCGGTGGCGGCGGCGAAGCTGGGCGCGCAGGTGGACTTTATTGGCCGCGTCGGCGATGACGACACCGGGAACAGTCTGCTGGCGGAGCTGGAAGCGCTGGGAGTCAATACCCGCTACACCCGGCGCTACGCGCAGGCAAAATCGTCGCAGTCAGCGATTATGGTGGATGCGAAAGGTGAGCGGATTATCGTTAATTTCCCCAGCCCGGACTTACTGCCGGACGCCGGGTGGCTTAATGAGATCGATTTTTCCCAATGGGATGTCGTTTTAGCCGACATTCGCTGGCATGAAGGGGCGAAGCAGGCATTTACTCTTGCACGCCGCGCGGGGGTCATGACCGTACTGGATGGCGATGTGACGCCGCAGGATATCAGCGAGCTGGTGGCGCTCAGCGATCATGCCGCGTTTTCGGCGCCGGGGCTGGCGCGGCTGGCTGGCACCGAAGATGTCATTAAGGCGCTGCATTTCGCACAAACGCTCACAAATGGACATGTCTATGTGACGCGCGGCGGTGAAGGCTGTAACTGGCTTGAAAACGATCGGCTGCTTCATCAGCCCGGTTTTAGCGTTGAGGTGGTGGATACTACGGGCGCAGGCGATGTTTTTCACGGCGCGCTGGCGTTCAGCCTGGCTTCAGGCAGCGCAATGGCGGAGGCTGTCAGGTTCGCCAGCGGGGTGGCGGCGCTGAAGTGTACGCGTCCCGGCGGACGTGCGGGGATACCTGACTGTGATCAAACCCGATCTTTCCTGTCACTTTTTGTATAA
- a CDS encoding DeoR/GlpR family DNA-binding transcription regulator → MSLTELTGNPRHDQLLALISERGYMNIDELADLLEVSTQTVRRDIRKLSEQGLITRHHGGAGRASSVVNMAFEQREVSWTKEKKAIAEAVADYIPDGSTVFITIGTTVEQVARALLNHNHLRIITNSLRVAHILYNNPRFEVMVPGGTLRPHNSGIIGPSATAFVAGFRADYLVTSVGAIESDGALLEFDVNEASVVTTMMTHSRHILLAADHTKYHASAAVEIGNVSQVTALFTDELPGPALHNLLKSQQVEIVEVSPAQDDVASA, encoded by the coding sequence ATGAGTCTTACTGAACTGACCGGCAATCCACGCCACGATCAGTTGCTCGCGCTCATTAGCGAGCGCGGGTATATGAATATTGATGAACTGGCGGATTTGCTGGAGGTTTCCACCCAGACGGTGCGCCGTGATATTCGTAAACTGAGCGAGCAGGGTCTTATCACCCGCCATCACGGCGGCGCGGGGCGGGCGTCCAGCGTCGTGAATATGGCATTTGAGCAGCGTGAAGTGTCGTGGACAAAAGAGAAAAAGGCCATCGCGGAAGCGGTGGCTGACTATATTCCGGACGGTTCAACGGTGTTTATCACTATCGGCACCACCGTCGAACAGGTGGCGCGGGCGTTGCTGAACCACAACCATCTGCGGATTATCACCAACAGCCTGCGCGTCGCGCATATCCTGTATAACAATCCGCGCTTCGAAGTGATGGTGCCCGGCGGCACGCTGCGTCCGCACAACAGCGGCATCATCGGCCCGTCCGCGACGGCTTTTGTCGCTGGCTTTCGCGCCGACTACCTGGTGACCAGCGTCGGGGCGATTGAAAGCGACGGCGCGCTGCTGGAGTTTGACGTCAATGAAGCCAGCGTGGTGACAACGATGATGACGCACTCGCGGCATATTCTTCTGGCCGCCGACCATACCAAATATCATGCTTCCGCCGCGGTGGAGATTGGTAACGTGTCGCAGGTGACGGCGCTGTTTACCGATGAGCTGCCGGGTCCTGCCTTACACAATTTGCTGAAGTCCCAGCAGGTCGAAATTGTCGAAGTGAGTCCTGCCCAGGACGATGTTGCCAGCGCCTGA